The genomic region TGTGATTCTTTTGTCTACAAGCAATACCACACCATTCTTTGCTTTTACACCGGCTGCGGTTGTGCCTCTTTTAACTGCTTCTCTTGCATATTCTACCTGGAAGAGACGTCCGTCAGGACTAAAAACTGTGATGGCTCGATCATACCCCATCTGTGGCGTCATTTGCATCTTCACTTCATCTCCTGATTTATTTATAAATAACAGAATATATACGATAATTAACTGAAATACGCTCTCTACTCATTTATATGTGACTGTTCTGCGGGGTTAAATACATCGACACCCTCTAAATACTTTTTTGTTGCACCAAGAACAGTGCCAGATACTCCAAGAACATGAACCAGAACTCGTTTACCTTTTACATTTGTGATGGTGGCCATAACAGCCCTTGTCTGTGATACATAATTGCGGTTACAGCTTATGACTCCCTTATTATCATCAAACGCAAAAAGCCAGATATTACATTCGCTTGAACCAAGATCACCAAGAAGGCTTCCTGATACAGAGAATAACTCACGGATAAGTTCATCCCTGCCAACCAGTGTATTTTCCTCAGTTATAAGCTCAAAGGCAAGGTAGCGTTTATTATCCCGCATAGTTGGTGGAAGTATCTTCATTTACCATCACCTTCAGATGTCAAATCTCCGGGCATGCATTCTACTATTTCCACACCCTCATACACATATTCAGGAGAGGGACGGTTCCTTAAAATAATGCTTTCGGGAATTGTGGACAGACCACAAACTGCTTCCTCCCTCGTCATTCCAAAAAGTCCTGCAAGAGCCATCAATTCCCTTGGAGCACG from Methanolobus tindarius DSM 2278 harbors:
- a CDS encoding Rpp14/Pop5 family protein — encoded protein: MKILPPTMRDNKRYLAFELITEENTLVGRDELIRELFSVSGSLLGDLGSSECNIWLFAFDDNKGVISCNRNYVSQTRAVMATITNVKGKRVLVHVLGVSGTVLGATKKYLEGVDVFNPAEQSHINE